One genomic window of Nicotiana sylvestris chromosome 10, ASM39365v2, whole genome shotgun sequence includes the following:
- the LOC104248502 gene encoding RNA polymerase II C-terminal domain phosphatase-like 3, producing MEECNTPAVGDVEEGEISDSASVEEISEDAFNKQQDPPTSTTVTTTATTKVVNSNNQNQNSSTRVWTMKDIYKYPISRDYARGLYNLAWAQAVQNKPLNELFVMTTDDNSKQSVESSSDMVEKVIIHVDDDTMEEGELEEGEIDSDADVVVVNGGATNNDDELNSFKTSKEEANLIREQLLSVTVDEMEKSFPVVCSKLQNSLDSVGELAASPDSDDLVQLFMTAIQIVNSVFCSMNQNQKEQNREILSRLLLHVKSQVPALLSSEQLKEVDAVILSINQSAVSSITEDNDQDNVIKVVKVLDMNDSHSSSENANQDCTSVKKCDLDVESTKSSGPKEQNVSFEYIKPGLANSKARGLSVPLLDLHKDHDIDTLPSPTREIAPIFPIAKASTQTHGVVKPELPMFTGALEKGSSLLHPYETDALKAVSSYQQKFGRSSLFDSEKFPSPTPSNEGDSGEGDTGGEVSSSNVGHNASVLNASSTWQPIVSSVPPTNILAGQGLGTARNADPLSFLPNPSLRSSTAKSRDPRLRLATSEAAAQNLTKKMLPIPNIDLKLEASLEMIGSRKQKIVEQPAFDAPLLKRQRSEQTDSIIVSDVRPSTGNGGWLEHRGTVGLPITSSNYVTDSSDNDTRKLEQVTSSVSTSNTIPSVIVNADVNLPLTGTSANLHSLLKDIAINPSIWMNIIKLEQQKSADASKTTTVASSSSSILGAVPSTNVAAPKSSVIGQRSVGIIQTPTQTTAADEVAKVRMKPRDPRRVLHNTAVQKSGNSGSADQCKTGVAGTQAMISSHCVQRPEDQLDRKSAVIPSTTPPDIARQFTKNLKNIADMISVSPTSTSPSAASQTPAQHMQVHPSRLEGNGAVSESSELLTDAGLASGKAPPGSLQLQSSWGNVEHLFEGYSDQQRASIQRERTRRLEEQKKMFSVRKLCLVLDLDHTLLNSAKFVEIDPVHQEILRKKEEQDREKPYKHLFRFPHMGMWTKLRPGIWNFLEKASKLFELHLYTMGNKLYATEMAKLLDPKGDLFAGRVISRGDDGDPLDGDERIPKSKDLEGVLGMESAVVIIDDSVRVWPHNKLNLIVVERYIYFPCSRRQFGLPGPSLLEIDHDERPEDGTLASCLGVIQRIHQNFFEHRSIDEADVRNILATEQQKILAGCRIVFSRVFPVGEANPHFHPLWQTAEQFGAVCSSQIDEQVTHVVANSLGTDKVNWALSTGRFVVHPGWVEASALLYRRANEHDFAIKP from the exons ATGGAAGAATGTAATACGCCAGCAGTTGGAGATGTAGAGGAGGGTGAGATCTCAGATTCGGCATCGGTTGAAGAAATCAGTGAGGATGCCTTCAATAAGCAACAAGACCCACCTACATCTACTACTgttactactactgctactactaagGTTGTCAATTCGAATAATCAAAATCAAAATTCGAGTACTAGGGTTTGGACCATGAAAGATATATATAAGTACCCAATCTCGAGGGACTACGCACGGGGTTTGTATAACCTGGCTTGGGCTCAGGCTGTGCAGAATAAGCCTCTAAACGAACTCTTCGTCATGACTACTGACGACAACTCCAAGCAGTCTGTGGAATCTTCTTCTGATATGGTGGAAAAGGTCATCATTCATGTGGACGACGATACTATGGAGGAAGGAGAGTTGGAGGAAGGCGAGATCGACTCGGATGCTGATGTCGTTGTGGTAAATGGTGGTGCTACCAATAATGATGATGAACTTAATTCCTTTAAAACATCAAAGGAGGAGGCAAATTTGATTAGGGAACAACTTCTTAGTGTTACTGTAGACGAAATGGAGAA ATCCTTTCCTGTGGTCTGTTCCAAATTGCAAAACTCATTGGACAGCGTGGGGGAACTAGCTGCTTCTCCAGATTCCGACGACCTGGTTCAACTGTTTATGACTGCAATTCAAATCGTAAATTCT GTTTTCTGCTCCATGAACCAGAATCAGAAGGAACAGAACAGAGAGATTCTATCTAG GTTACTTCTTCATGTAAAGAGCCAAGTACCTGCTCTTTTGTCTTCTGAGCAGTTAAAAGAG GTGGATGCGGTGATTCTCTCTATAAACCAGTCAGCTGTTTCTTCAATTACTGAAGACAATGACCAGGACAATGTGATCAAAGTTGTTAAAGTGTTAGATATGAATGATTCTCATTCATCTTCTGAAAATGCAAATCAGGATTGTACTTCTGTAAAGAAGTGTGATTTAGATGTTGAGTCTACCAAATCTTCAGGTCCTAAGGAGCAGAATGTGTCATTTGAATATATAAAACCAGGATTAGCCAATTCTAAAGCTAGAGGGTTATCTGTTCCTCTGTTAGACCTCCATAAAGACCACGATATAGATACTCTTCCGTCGCCTACGCGAGAAATTGCACCAATATTCCCTATTGCAAAAGCATCCACGCAGACACATGGAGTGGTGAAACCGGAGTTGCCCATGTTTACGGGTGCTCTTGAGAAAGGGAGCTCCTTATTGCATCCTTATGAAACTGATGCCCTTAAAGCTGTTTCCTCCTATCAACAAAAATTTGGTCGAAGTTCCCTTTTTGATAGTGAAAAGTTTCCAAGTCCAACCCCATCCAATGAGGGTGATAGTGGGGAAGGGGACACCGGCGGGGAGGTCTCCAGTTCTAATGTTGGACATAATGCCAGCGTTCTGAATGCATCTAGCACTTGGCAACCAATAGTTTCTTCTGTTCCCCCGACAAATATTCTGGCTGGACAAGGGCTTGGAACTGCTCGGAATGCAGATCCTCTTAGTTTTCTGCCAAATCCTTCTTTGCGATCTTCTACTGCAAAAAGTAGAGATCCCAGACTCAGATTGGCAACCAGCGAAGCAGCTGCTCAGAACTTGACTAAGAAGATGTTGCCTATCCCAAACATTGATTTAAAATTAGAGGCTTCTTTAGAGATGATAGGTTCAAGAAAGCAGAAGATAGTAGAGCAACCAGCCTTTGATGCTCCATTGTTGAAGAGACAAAGAAGTGAACAGACTGACTCAATCATTGTGAGTGATGTGCGACCTTCGACTGGAAATGGTGGTTGGTTAGAGCATAGAGGAACTGTGGGATTGCCAATTACGAGTAGTAACTATGTTACAGATAGCAGTGACAATGACACTAGGAAATTGGAGCAAGTAACAAGTAGTGTCTCTACTAGCAATACTATACCTAGTGTCATAGTTAATGCTGATGTGAACTTGCCATTGACTGGTACGTCTGCAAATTTGCATTCTCTATTAAAAGACATCGCTATAAATCCTTCAATATGGATGAATATAATCAAGTTGGAACAGCAGAAGTCTGCAGATGCTTCTAAAACTACCACAGTAGCTTCTAGTTCTAGCTCTATTCTTGGAGCAGTTCCATCAACGAACGTAGCTGCTCCCAAATCTTCTGTGATTGGGCAGAGATCAGTTGGAATAATTCAGACTCCTACACAGACAACAGCAGCA GATGAAGTGGCTAAAGTCCGGATGAAACCTCGCGACCCTCGGCGTGTTCTTCATAATACTGCAGTTCAAAAGAGTGGGAAttctggatctgctgatcaatgTAAAACGGGTGTAGCAGGCACACAAGCAATGATAAGCAGTCATTGTGTCCAAAGGCCAGAAGACCAGTTGGATAGAAAGTCTGCTGTGATACCTTCTACTACACCACCAGACATTGCTCGCCAATTCaccaaaaatttaaaaaacatTGCTGATATGATCTCTGTTTCACCAACATCCACATCACCATCAGCTGCTTCTCAAACTCCAGCACAACATATGCAAGTTCATCCTAGTAGATTGGAAGGAAATGGGGCGGTTTCTGAGTCAAGTGAACTGCTGACTGATGCTGGCTTAGCTTCTGGAAAAGCTCCTCCTGGTTCATTGCAACTGCAGAGCTCTTGGGGAAATGTTGAGCACCTATTTGAAGGGTATAGTGACCAGCAGAGAGCTTCTATTCAGAGAGAAAGGACTAGGAGGCTTGAGGAACAGAAGAAAATGTTTTCTGTTCGGAAGCTCTGTCTTGTTTTGGACTTGGACCATACTCTTCTCAATTCAGCAAAG TTTGTTGAAATCGACCCAGTCCATCAAGAGATATTGAGGAAGAAAGAGGAACAAGACCGTGAAAAACCTTATAAGCACCTCTTCCGGTTTCCGCACATGGGAATGTGGACAAAATTACGGCCTGGGATCTGGAATTTCTTGGAAAAG GCTAGCAAGCTTTTTGAGCTGCATCTCTATACCATGGGGAACAAGCTATATGCCACTGAGATGGCAAAATTGCTAGATCCAAAAGGGGATCTGTTTGCTGGACGAGTGATCTCCAGGGGTGACGATGGAGATCCACTTGATGGGGATGAAAGGATTCCTAAGAGTAAGGACTTGGAGGGGGTTTTGGGCATGGAGTCTGCTGTTGTGATTATAGATGATTCTGTGAGAGTCTGGCCACATAACAAGCTAAATTTGATTGTTGTGGAGAG GTATATTTACTTTCCTTGCAGTAGACGACAATTTGGTCTCCCTGGTCCTTCTCTTCTTGAGATTGATCATGATGAAAGACCAGAAGATGGGACATTGGCCTCTTGTTTGGGG GTTATtcaaagaatacatcagaatTTTTTCGAACATCGGTCCATAGATGAAGCTGATGTTAGGAACATCTTAGCCACAGAACAACAGAAGATTCTGGCAGGTTGCCGTATTGTCTTCAGCAGAGTATTTCCTGTTGGTGAAGCCAATCCTCATTTTCATCCTTTGTGGCAGACAGCTGAACAGTTTGGTGCTGTCTGCAGTAGTCAAATTGACGAGCAGGTTACCCATGTGGTTGCCAATTCTCTTGGGACAGACAAG GTTAACTGGGCGCTTTCCACTGGTCGATTTGTTGTTCATCCTGGCTG GGTGGAGGCATCAGCTTTGCTTTATCGGAGGGCGAATGAACATGATTTTGCTATTAAACCTTAA